The following nucleotide sequence is from Sander vitreus isolate 19-12246 chromosome 11, sanVit1, whole genome shotgun sequence.
ACTCGCAGCCCTAAAAGGTTTTATACTGAAGCTGAATTAGATACTTACAGCctgttttattataataattataataataataatttgaattagtatttattgtattttgtgaAATTATTTGCAGTAAATATAAACCTCTAGGGTTAGGTATTTCTGAACATACTGTATCTTATTTGAACAATGGTTCCAAATAGAGAATACTTATGATGTAGATGAGGAGTCTGTAGTAGACCagcatatgactttttttagtacTTGAATCAGCTGCTGACTGTCTTTCTGGAGGCAAATGAGGCAGCTGTTCACTAACTGAAATGTGGATAATATggcattaataataaaatataaataacttcTGTTTGGTTTCAGACTAGACTAACTATTACATAAATAGGAGTGCTGACTATCAACTAAAGAATTCCTTAATAAACACAGCCGTACTGAGCTATGTTAGtgcagataaataaatacaaattcaaCATTGGTTGggatatattatttatttggttAATTGTTTACCCTTTTTGACAAAGACAATATTGTAATTGATGGTATAGTCTGACGGCAAACTAAATTAGTATGTTTGTTTTACAGTTGTATTGGTGCCCCAGCTAAACTTGTGTTATGTGTCTTGCAGCAGCTACAGCAGCAGAATTTAAGTCTGCCTCAGTTTGTTCTGGTGCAGCCTGGCCACCCGATCGCCACACAACTGCAGCCCGCTCAGTTCATCATCTCACAGACACCGCATGGCCAACAGGGTGAGTAAAATACTTGCATTGTTAGATTTGCATGCAGAATTAAGAACAGCGATGTATTCCAAGTATTTGATTGTTATTTAAGCATTCTTTTTTTGATCTCAACTCCCATGTCTTTCACCCTGAAGGCATATTGCAAGCCCAGAGTCTTCTAACTCAACTACCTCAAAGCCAAGCTAACCTCCTGCCGACTCAACCATGCATCACCCTTGCAACTCAGGTTGGTAATGATGCAAGCAAACTCTCGAAAATGTGTTTCAGTTTTACTGGCAGTTCTGAACGTGTTTCCCGCTGTAATCCAGATGTGTGAACACAATAACATCACACATTTGTTTGGTGCAATTTATTGACCACTTTTGTATTCTTCTACATATTCCATTTTCCAACTAATCCTTAAATAACAATCGCATTTTATATTTTCTCTGCAGCCTGCCACTCCAACCCGCACAACAGCAGCCACACCTATTCAGTCCCTGTCCCACAGTCAGACACCACCCAAACGGTTGGATACCCCCACTATGGAGGAGCCTAGCGATCTGGAGGAACTGGAACAATTTGCCAAGACCTTCAAACAGAGGCGTATCAAACTGGGCTTCACgcaggtgtgtgtgtaagactGAATAGATTGAACCTCAAAGGTTCACTGATTTTTTGATTTGCAATtctatgtagtatatatatagtattatttTGCAAATTCTGTAGATATTCTCATCCTCAAATTCATGGTGCATATACCAATAATTAACTCATATTATTGGTGTATCTTTGCTGTAGGAAAAAATGATTGTGATTACCATTTTTcatgtttctctgtctccctccattCTCCAGGGCGATGTTGGCCTGGCCATGGGGAAGCTGTATGGAAACGACTTCAGCCAAACTACCATCTCTCGTTTTGAGGCCTTGAATCTGAGCTTTAAGAACATGTGCAAACTCAAGCCATTGCTGGAGAAGTGGCTCAACGATGCAGGTGTGTCCCTGACCCCTGAAACCTGAATAAGTGATACAGAAGCACATGGCATGAGGCATCGCTCTGCATATTTATTctttgggttacactttacttgaaggtagctacataagagtgacatgacactgtcatgaacgtgtcataagcATTAtaacataacgcttcttttagtaagtgtcattcggtttttgtcattacaagttatggttagggttagggttagggttcatgtgtcatgacagtgtcatgtcactcttatgcagataccttcaagtaaagtgttaccattctTTGTTTTCCTCACATCTGTATTGGTCTTGTGTGACTGGCAAAGGGCAGCGTGGGTTGTCTGACTTTACAGTGCCTTGTCTTTACCTTCCCTTGCTTTGTGTCGGTGCTGTTTGTGCAGAGAATCTGACATCTGACCAGGCCCTGTCCAGCCCCAGTGCCCTGTGCTCCCCAGGCATGGGCATAGAGGGGATCAACCGCAGACGGAAGAAGAGGACCAGTATTGAGACCAACATCCGAGTGGCCTTAGAAAAAAGCTTTCTGGAGGTTATAACTCATATTCCTGAAGTTAACAATATTGGTCTGAAATTAAGTTTTAGCCTGCCATTAAGtgtttaaatagtaaaatatgtaaatgtataatGTTAAAGACGATAGGCTCCTTAGTGCTCACAGGGAATCTCCGTTTTTTTTGCCCTCTTCAAGCAGAACCAAAAACCTACCTCTGAAGAGATCACCATGATCGCTGACCAGCTCAACATGGAGAAGGAGGTGATTCGGGTCTGGTTCTGCAATCGCCgacagaaagagaagaggatTAACCCCCCCAGCAGCTGCAACAGTGGAGGAGGCGGCACCCCCATCAAAACCATCTTTACCCCCAGTAGCCCTTTGGTAAGGATGGACACACTCACACTTAAGTGATTCTTCAAGGACTGTTTTCTAGATTTTTCAGACTCTGTTCTGTTCCTGGATTTGTTATTTGTTCTCTGGAATTTGCTACAATGCCAAGAGATtcattatgtttgtttgtagCTGTAGCTAAATGACAGTCTTAAGACAGTAGCTTATTCAACCCTCCCTCTTATTCTTTTGCCCAGGTGGCCAGCACAGCAAGCCTTGTGAGCAGTCCAACTATTAACACACCCACCACTCTGACTGTAAACCCAGTGATGCCTCTCACCAGCACCAGTGTCTCCGGTTTGTCTTTCACAGGTGTGTATGGGTGTGCTTGACATGTGTGTTTGCCTTAATGGACATGTGTGTCTAATCACACATGATAATTGAATTTAAGGTTAACTTGTGTTTTCTCCCCACGCTCCCTCAAAGGCACGACAGTTGGAGGCACAAACACTGCGTccgtcatatccactgcacctaTGATTACTATGGCCTGCTCTCCATCTTTGAGCCCGTCGCCAACGACTATTCACTCTTCGACAGAAAGCAAGGCGCAAACCATCGTCACCCAGGCACCGACATCCATCGCCACCACTTTAGGGACGGGTCAGCTGATGGTGACGCCGTCAGGGCTGTCTGCGGCGCTGCAGGGGGCCCAGTTACCCAGCGGCTTTGCTgctatggctgctgctgctgctgggctcAACCCAGGACTGATGTCCTCCCAGTTTGCTCCGGGGTTAGTATAGGTTATGTTTAAACGAGGCCTCTGGTTATTACTTCTGTGGAGTGTACTCAGGTGTTCAGGTCTCTTCTCTATTGATCTAAATGATCTTGTCTGTGTGTCCAGGGGGGCCCTGCTCAGTCTGACTTCTGGTGGCCTTGGTAGTCCTGCCTTCATGAGCAACAACACCTTGGCTACCATCCAAGGTGTGTATCAATGTAAGTATATTCAATTCTCCTTtgcaaatatttacattttgtgtgtgtatatatgtatatgtgtgtgtgtgtgtgtgtgtgtgtgtgtatatatatatatatatatatatatatgtatatatatatatgtatatatatatatatatatgtatatatatatatatatatatatgtatatatatatatatatgtatatatatatgtatatatatatatatatatatatatatatatatatatatatatatgtatatatatatatatatatatatatatatatatatatatatatatatgtatatatatatatatgtatatatatatatatatatatatatatatatatatgtgtgtgtatgtatatatatatatatatatatatatatatatatatatatgtgtgtatgtatatatatatatatatatatatatatatatatatatgtatttatatatatatatatatatatatatgtatgtatatatgtatatatatatatatatatatatatgtatgtatatatgtatatatgtatgtatgtatatatgtatatgtatgtatgtatatatatatatatgtatgtatgtatatatgtatgtatgtatgtgtatatatatatatatatatatatatgtataatatatatgtatatatatatatgtgtgtatatatatatatatatgtgtgtatatatatatatatatatatatatgtatgtgtgtatatatatatatatcatcatcATGGGTTTATTATGATAACACATACAATTTGAATGAGGCCACAATGCATTTGCATGTTGAGAGTAAAAATGATTCAGGCCACGCCCATGAGGTTAATTGTGCTGAGAGAAAATTACTTCAGTGGGGGGGGAATAATCCTGCTGAGAGATAATAAATAGTATaaagtatttgtgttttttaattaaattatttcacattttgacTCATAAGGCAGGTTTGGTCCTCTACACACTGTCGACCACCCCAACCCCTGCTCTCCGTCTAAACACATCGACTGTTCCatctcctccacagctctggcATCAGGCGGCACGATCCCCATCACTTCTCTGGATGGCGGCAACTTGCTGTTCGCCAACACTTCTGCTGGTAACACACCCAACCTGGTGACCACGCCGCTCTTCCTGAACCCCCAGAACCTGTCGCTGCTCACCAGTAACCCCGTCAGCCTGGTGTCGGCCGGGGCGGGGGGGCTGCAGGTCACTGCTGATGCTCATCATCAAACAACCAAGGCTGCTGTGCCTGTGCAAGCTTCGACCATTACCACTGCCTCCAAGGCTCAGTGAAGCCAGTCAGGCTGCATCCTGAATTAACGCCCTATTTCTTATGTCGTGCACTACTCCTTTCACACCATGTAGGGAATAGGGAGGTCGTTTGATATAGGCTCTGCGCTTCACTAACCACCCCACATTCTTTCTATtgtatctattattatttaatccTTTTGCTGCcaccaaaaagaaaacaacctcAAATGAGGTTGAggttgactttttattttttagtgtttcctgttttttccTTTATGATTCTTGGATGTTTATTTTCCCACAAACAGTAGCCCGATGGACACTGCTGTTGGCCTGCCACTCCTCATGAACCTTGAAAAGTGTCCAGGAAGAAAAATATCCTCGGCACCATcaagatattcacattttgtagatgtatatatatatacatatatatcctCCTATTTCCAGGTCAGAATTTTCTGAAAAAACTGCTAAACTACTTCTAACCAAAAACTTTAAGATTTTGCTCTTTTAACATTCAAACTAAACTGATTTACTACTAATTTCACAATATTCATTATCACTAATGGGGATTTGTGTGTCACCCCATCTTtaattatctctttttttttttttttggacaggCCTTGACGTAAATCATATCAAAGTTAAATTGTAGAGACTTTTCTTCTTTACCTTTGCTgtctatttttgttgttgacattTTCAGAACTTTGTAAGTCTAATATTAAGTTAAGATTCAACTATCAACTTTTAATCGTGGTTATAAGGCTTTAAAAACAAGTAATAAGTGGTCGATATAAAGGTTATCATTGCTTTAAGGGTCAGAGGGACAAGATGCGTCTCTCTGAGTCTCTCTTTCTGGAAACACTGAGTTTTACATTTTGCTGCGGTGGCAGACTAGCCCCCAAGCTTTTGTAAAATGACGTTCTCGCTGCGGATTCTAGACACTGATAGAAAATGACTGAAACATTGTGTTGAGAGCTTTATAAAGAGTCATGCAGTCCCGTGTCTGATAAAGAGTGATTTGTTTTGGATGGTGGTCCATTGGAAAAGTGTACATTATGCTTGGGTTCAGAGTTAGAAACTAGAGGTCTGCATGTGTTGTCTACAGCTCAGGCAGATGCTGAGAGTTCAGTAACTGCATGATCCACAAGGCTCTGTGGCTGACTGGTCTGTTTGGGGAGGACTAGTCAGGGGGCATGGTCATCATACCAAATGTATGGCGGCATTGGCTAGATGGGGttattgtattgtgtttttgttttatttcttttaatagtAGTACCGTCGTATCTACTTGTGCACAGTATCTGTACCAAAAAAAACTGGATTGATGAGCTGCAGTCTGCCTGTTTTCGGAGGAATGaaattctgtcttttttttgtgtctgcagTCATTCGACTGGCTTACGTACTTTAAGATATACCAAAAATATTTGTTAAAATAATTGCTGTGTGTAGCTGGTGTAGCTTAGTCTAGTCAATATATTTATGAGTACAGAATCTCTTGTCATTGTCAACAGAATATAGAAATGCAATATTTTGATGATCATTTTCCAAagatgaccttttttttttttttttttatttgacaaagtgTCTCATCGCTCAACTTTTTAATTGGCAGCACAACTGACCAAAAAGAGAGGGATCGGTGGGTTGGGGCACGAGAAAGTAGTTTccttttactctttttttaaattgttttttattgccGGGGCCTTTTCCCTAACGACTGATCCATGTGATCTTTCAGCCATTTGATggctttgttttccttttcatcTGTTTTGACCATTTTGGTAGCAGTTTTGGACTTTTCTGAAGCATCATGGAAAGgttctgtttttggttttgtaCTAATAATCAGCCATAAAACAACAGCTTGAACCAAAGTGGTTTTCCTCAGTAGTTGCTGTGCCTGTTCGAGCACTCAAGTTGCCGTTCCGACGATCTTTACTCTCCACACTGCTGACAAATTATGTTCCTCTTCTCCCACCTCGGTCAATACCCGAAATTCCTGATTTGGTGCTGCTGGATAAGGATCACAGAAACCTAGCTTTAACAACTTGCTGCTGAAACTCTTGGTGGTGTTGAGCTGTTGAGAGCCCTGCATGCTTTCCTATAGCTTTATGACTACACTCTGTTAAAGTCAGGTTTTGTGGTTTCGACCCTCCCGTCTGAAGGGCTCACATTTATAAATGCATAGATCGGATCATCAGATAACATACACCTCCTATCAGCACCGCCATTTTGAACCAGCATGCTATGAAACAGTATTCCGCTTCCTAAAGTCTGTGGACTAGTTTCAAAACCTGCCAAAGTATCTTACTCAACACAGTGTTGGGCTAAGTACTGTTATGTGCTACACATTCAACTAAACCCCACGTAAAAAGTAGAATTGTTCTGCTGCTTAAAAATAACAAACTTAAAATACAACGGTGATGTTTAGATCACTGAGGCTGTTAGCAGTGAAATCTGTCCATGTTATCCTCTTGTGTACTTCTTTTCtgttgaattattttgactgaatATACCTCAGCAGCACTTAAACATAAGGTTCACCTTTAGGCATTTCTGTGTATAGAACAGTGTAGAATGTATAAGAACTGTCTGGCTTGCCATTCAAATTTTATACTGATGAACCATACATAGGAACCATACATAAAAGGACAACCTACTACTGCTATTTTCTAGTACTACTATTTATGGGGTATTTCCAggtttaaatattattttgagATCCTTCTTGCCAAAGTAAAAGCCTTTCTCTTTGCAGCTAGGCGGGTGTCTGGCTGCTCACGTTTGCTGGTTTCCCCATCTTTAAGGCCACAACGGGCCTATCGGACTCAGTCCTGTTCCAGTGCTATTTGTAGTTACTAAAGAGTTGAACATGTAACAAGCAAGATGAACCAGTTGCCATTGGCACCATAGGATGTTACTGAAATATTTATCTGAGGAAAGACTTAAGAATTAGAGAAACAATCTTTTCTTAATtctatacatataaatatatatataaacacgtgtaagatattcatattttatatttgaacCAGTATGTTATCAAGACTGAATGTAGTGTTTATCATGCTtacttgggaaaaaaaagaaaaatctcccCTAAATCTTCCTTTTTATTATTGCAAAAAAGCAAATTTTCTTTGAGAACTGACAAGACCAAAAAATAAGAGAAGAAATCTGAGACCACGCCCCGGTGGTGCATAAGTCGCTGACACCTGCGTCTGTCGTGTATCTGCGAGGTCTTTTCAACAGGAAGTTTTTGTTTAGGCGCTCCTGACTCTGAAGTATCTGATCTTAATCTTTGAAtacattgttattgttttgttttggttgagtCATTGTGGACTTGATTTGTTGTGCTGTCTTTaacaatcattttattttatttttatactttatgcCTTTAATTGTTTTGTATAGTGTGAGAGGGCAAGATCACTGGCTTTCTTAGTTTGACAAAGAAGATTAACATTATCATTTATGCCTTATTGTTACGTAGAAGACATGAGCATTGTAGCATTGTtgtgcgtgtgagagagagcttgAGCGTTGAGCTCACCTGGTGCATTGTTTTCACTGAAACAAAACGGTGTACTTTGGGCATTTTGGAGCGTGGGATGATTATGTTGCTACCAGTTTTTTAGGTGCGACTCAGACAGGTTGAGGATACCTGTGAGAAAAGCTTTACTAATAATTCCAGcaggtggatgtgtgtgtgtttgtgtcttataAAGAGAGAATAGGGAGGGCAGTCTGCAAACCATTATGGTGCATTTTTTCCCATCTTTTGGCAGGTGTTTGAGAGtgagttttaaagaaatggtgAGACATGAGAGtacttatttttgtttttgtccagaGGGGGGGGGTCTCTGCTGATTAGCTGAAGCCTTAAAGCGAGCCGGTTTATGGTTTATAAAGGAAAAACTACCGTTTGTGGTaggtaggcctgcacgattcgggggaaAAATATCAATcacgatttatttttttttagcttagaattgatatcacgattctctgccacaatttttttttctcacaaagtgtaagtggcagtaccaaacagatTTCTTTGGCACCtgtagcacattgcgcatcaccacaagcctgtaaacatagaggctttaatgaataaagaaaataaagtacatactgaccatttaagtacagtaggctaccaaaaatagtgacatataacacattgaactaaatatggccctgatacaggctctatctgaactccttgaacatgtctttacataattaaaacatgttaatgtcaatgtcaaatgctttcaataaatgaattgaagggggggggaagaagtcatttaaaaattaaatcgtgaacaggggtgaatcgagatcacgattttataacgatttatcgtgcaggcctagtttgTGGTCACAGTTTGACTATTTCATCTCTACTAATTATCTTAATATACTTTCAACTGACAGTCTTTTTGCGACTGGCTTTGCTTTAATGCTTTAGTTTCATTACGCGATCCCCTAGATTTCAAGATGCTCTTGTGGATCAGCCATGCATCGAGTTGTAGTTTGTCACCACACTGGTTTGCCGGTTGTTAACGTTGACAAAGAAAGTGTAGAGCACCAGCTAAGGCAAAAGGAGCTGTTGTATACCTCATTTCTAACTCAAGACTGAGTGAAACCTGCTTTAATCtacttacaaaataaaaaaatgaaaacgtttaaaaaaaaaaaaaaaaaaaaaagtcacaaaaattaaaaaaagatgaaaatacACAAACTTGTGTCAGTGGAGAAGCCCGTTCATACCTGTACTTAGTGAAGGGTTGTAGTAAAAGCCACCACAAGGGGGGGGGGTACAGAATACATACCAGTTCTCATGaatgtctgctgttttttttctttaacaattTGGTGTTTTTATGCTGCACACTGATGTATTTTTCAGCATTGGATAGAAATGATCTGTTGTAACTTGagatttaaatttattttagtGTATTGTATTCCATTACTGTCTGTTATACGAATAGACGACCCCTCCATGTTTGAACACTTTTAAGTTTGacaatcctgttttttttgtttttttttgttttgttttcacactGACCGAGCACAGGTATGTACATGTCTTACCACATGACGGTGTGCTGTTGCAGCCCGCTCTCGCTTTCCTGTGGTACCAACATTAACCAAAGACTTCTAACTTGATTGTATATGAACGACACCCCTCTCTCGGCCCATCCCTGCCTCACTGCTCAGCATCAAATCCCGGCTGCACGCCCTCACCCAAGTCCTCAATTCATCGGAGTTTGCTTTTTATTGCATGTGAATGTATCCCGCCCCGGAAACACTCCGGCGTCCTGTCAGTGTGGCGGTTACAGTGCCTGTGGGCGGGGAtcggagaggggggaggggggttgaaCAGGGGCTGAGCGGGCTTCTCCGACAGACACAAACGAATCTGGTGGTAGCTGGGTGATGTTTGTTAATACACACTGAGGGTAAATCCTGTGCACACTGTACATGCTCAGGACTCTGTATGTTTTGTCTGTCTTGAGCGCTGTTGCTAGGATGTTTCCCctccactctttctctctccctctctctcaagGACTGTGGTGAAAAATGCTGATCCTGCCTCTcacagtgtctctgtatcttcCTCATCACCTGTACACTGTATAGTCCCAGGACATTTACCCTGTTGTCTCCAGGAATACACATCCTGCGGTTGCTAAAACTCACTGCTGTGtccctcctccacctcttcctccctttcctcctctgctctctccttTGACATCGTCTCTTCACTACAGACTCTGATCAGCTGTGACACTATGCATCATGGTCCTTCACTCTGCATGGACTGTGTCCCTCCG
It contains:
- the pou2f1b gene encoding POU domain, class 2, transcription factor 1b isoform X15, which encodes MADGGAASQDESSGPGIQINGFDFQRQMVPTTSTITNAHAQALLQQLTLTPAQQQMLIQQAQAQLLAAAVQHSANQQNNTTGASISASAATPITQLPLSQPIQIASQLQQQNLSLPQFVLVQPGHPIATQLQPAQFIISQTPHGQQGILQAQSLLTQLPQSQANLLPTQPCITLATQPATPTRTTAATPIQSLSHSQTPPKRLDTPTMEEPSDLEELEQFAKTFKQRRIKLGFTQGDVGLAMGKLYGNDFSQTTISRFEALNLSFKNMCKLKPLLEKWLNDAVCAENLTSDQALSSPSALCSPGMGIEGINRRRKKRTSIETNIRVALEKSFLEQNQKPTSEEITMIADQLNMEKEVIRVWFCNRRQKEKRINPPSSCNSGGGGTPIKTIFTPSSPLVASTASLVSSPTINTPTTLTVNPVMPLTSTSVSGLSFTGTTVGGTNTASVISTAPMITMACSPSLSPSPTTIHSSTESKAQTIVTQAPTSIATTLGTGQLMVTPSGLSAALQGAQLPSGFAAMAAAAAGLNPGLMSSQFAPGGALLSLTSGGLGSPAFMSNNTLATIQGVYQSLASGGTIPITSLDGGNLLFANTSAGNTPNLVTTPLFLNPQNLSLLTSNPVSLVSAGAGGLQVTADAHHQTTKAAVPVQASTITTASKAQ
- the pou2f1b gene encoding POU domain, class 2, transcription factor 1b isoform X11, whose amino-acid sequence is MADGGAASQDESSGPDAKVNNQSETTKCAMESGDGNTGIQINGFDFQRQMVPTTSTITNAHAQALLQQSKSEDSSALPTSVQQSILPQTQLMLAGGQIAGLTLTPAQQQMLIQQAQAQLLAAAVQHSANQQNNTTGASISASAATPITQLPLSQPIQIASQLQQQNLSLPQFVLVQPGHPIATQLQPAQFIISQTPHGQQGILQAQSLLTQLPQSQANLLPTQPCITLATQPATPTRTTAATPIQSLSHSQTPPKRLDTPTMEEPSDLEELEQFAKTFKQRRIKLGFTQGDVGLAMGKLYGNDFSQTTISRFEALNLSFKNMCKLKPLLEKWLNDAVCAENLTSDQALSSPSALCSPGMGIEGINRRRKKRTSIETNIRVALEKSFLEQNQKPTSEEITMIADQLNMEKEVIRVWFCNRRQKEKRINPPSSCNSGGGGTPIKTIFTPSSPLVASTASLVSSPTINTPTTLTVNPVMPLTSTSVSGLSFTGTTVGGTNTASVISTAPMITMACSPSLSPSPTTIHSSTESKAQTIVTQAPTSIATTLGTGQLMVTPSGLSAALQGAQLPSGFAAMAAAAAGLNPGLMSSQFAPGGALLSLTSGGLGSPAFMSNNTLATIQGVYQSLASGGTIPITSLDGGNLLFANTSAGNTPNLVTTPLFLNPQNLSLLTSNPVSLVSAGAGGLQVTADAHHQTTKAAVPVQASTITTASKAQ
- the pou2f1b gene encoding POU domain, class 2, transcription factor 1b isoform X1, producing the protein MRLLTASVSSPSDAWLCVDAHTGAFERDAKVNNQSETTKCAMESGDGNTGIQINGFDFQRQMVPTTSTITNAHAQALLQQAAAHLNTQFLTSFLIQIPLTAQRLKAHSQNSAQSKSEDSSALPTSVQQSILPQTQLMLAGGQIAGLTLTPAQQQMLIQQAQAQLLAAAVQHSANQQNNTTGASISASAATPITQLPLSQPIQIASQLQQQNLSLPQFVLVQPGHPIATQLQPAQFIISQTPHGQQGILQAQSLLTQLPQSQANLLPTQPCITLATQPATPTRTTAATPIQSLSHSQTPPKRLDTPTMEEPSDLEELEQFAKTFKQRRIKLGFTQGDVGLAMGKLYGNDFSQTTISRFEALNLSFKNMCKLKPLLEKWLNDAVCAENLTSDQALSSPSALCSPGMGIEGINRRRKKRTSIETNIRVALEKSFLEQNQKPTSEEITMIADQLNMEKEVIRVWFCNRRQKEKRINPPSSCNSGGGGTPIKTIFTPSSPLVASTASLVSSPTINTPTTLTVNPVMPLTSTSVSGLSFTGTTVGGTNTASVISTAPMITMACSPSLSPSPTTIHSSTESKAQTIVTQAPTSIATTLGTGQLMVTPSGLSAALQGAQLPSGFAAMAAAAAGLNPGLMSSQFAPGGALLSLTSGGLGSPAFMSNNTLATIQGVYQSLASGGTIPITSLDGGNLLFANTSAGNTPNLVTTPLFLNPQNLSLLTSNPVSLVSAGAGGLQVTADAHHQTTKAAVPVQASTITTASKAQ
- the pou2f1b gene encoding POU domain, class 2, transcription factor 1b isoform X5 codes for the protein MRLLTASVSSPSDAWLCVDAHTGAFERDAKVNNQSETTKCAMESGDGNTGIQINGFDFQRQMVPTTSTITNAHAQALLQQAAAHLNTQFLTSFLIQIPLTAQRLKAHSQNSAQSKSEDSSALPTSVQQSILPQTQLMLAGGQIAGLTLTPAQQQMLIQQAQAQLLAAAVQHSANQQNNTTGASISASAATPITQLPLSQPIQIASQLQQQNLSLPQFVLVQPGHPIATQLQPAQFIISQTPHGQQGILQAQSLLTQLPQSQANLLPTQPCITLATQPATPTRTTAATPIQSLSHSQTPPKRLDTPTMEEPSDLEELEQFAKTFKQRRIKLGFTQGDVGLAMGKLYGNDFSQTTISRFEALNLSFKNMCKLKPLLEKWLNDAENLTSDQALSSPSALCSPGMGIEGINRRRKKRTSIETNIRVALEKSFLENQKPTSEEITMIADQLNMEKEVIRVWFCNRRQKEKRINPPSSCNSGGGGTPIKTIFTPSSPLVASTASLVSSPTINTPTTLTVNPVMPLTSTSVSGLSFTGTTVGGTNTASVISTAPMITMACSPSLSPSPTTIHSSTESKAQTIVTQAPTSIATTLGTGQLMVTPSGLSAALQGAQLPSGFAAMAAAAAGLNPGLMSSQFAPGGALLSLTSGGLGSPAFMSNNTLATIQGVYQSLASGGTIPITSLDGGNLLFANTSAGNTPNLVTTPLFLNPQNLSLLTSNPVSLVSAGAGGLQVTADAHHQTTKAAVPVQASTITTASKAQ
- the pou2f1b gene encoding POU domain, class 2, transcription factor 1b isoform X10, whose protein sequence is MESGDGNTGIQINGFDFQRQMVPTTSTITNAHAQALLQQAAAHLNTQFLTSFLIQIPLTAQRLKAHSQNSAQSKSEDSSALPTSVQQSILPQTQLMLAGGQIAGLTLTPAQQQMLIQQAQAQLLAAAVQHSANQQNNTTGASISASAATPITQLPLSQPIQIASQLQQQNLSLPQFVLVQPGHPIATQLQPAQFIISQTPHGQQGILQAQSLLTQLPQSQANLLPTQPCITLATQPATPTRTTAATPIQSLSHSQTPPKRLDTPTMEEPSDLEELEQFAKTFKQRRIKLGFTQGDVGLAMGKLYGNDFSQTTISRFEALNLSFKNMCKLKPLLEKWLNDAVCAENLTSDQALSSPSALCSPGMGIEGINRRRKKRTSIETNIRVALEKSFLEQNQKPTSEEITMIADQLNMEKEVIRVWFCNRRQKEKRINPPSSCNSGGGGTPIKTIFTPSSPLVASTASLVSSPTINTPTTLTVNPVMPLTSTSVSGLSFTGTTVGGTNTASVISTAPMITMACSPSLSPSPTTIHSSTESKAQTIVTQAPTSIATTLGTGQLMVTPSGLSAALQGAQLPSGFAAMAAAAAGLNPGLMSSQFAPGGALLSLTSGGLGSPAFMSNNTLATIQGVYQSLASGGTIPITSLDGGNLLFANTSAGNTPNLVTTPLFLNPQNLSLLTSNPVSLVSAGAGGLQVTADAHHQTTKAAVPVQASTITTASKAQ
- the pou2f1b gene encoding POU domain, class 2, transcription factor 1b isoform X6; the encoded protein is MADGGAASQDESSGPDAKVNNQSETTKCAMESGDGNTGIQINGFDFQRQMVPTTSTITNAHAQALLQQAAAHLNTQFLTSFLIQIPLTAQRLKAHSQNSAQSKSEDSSALPTSVQQSILPQTQLMLAGGQIAGLTLTPAQQQMLIQQAQAQLLAAAVQHSANQQNNTTGASISASAATPITQLPLSQPIQIASQLQQQNLSLPQFVLVQPGHPIATQLQPAQFIISQTPHGQQGILQAQSLLTQLPQSQANLLPTQPCITLATQPATPTRTTAATPIQSLSHSQTPPKRLDTPTMEEPSDLEELEQFAKTFKQRRIKLGFTQGDVGLAMGKLYGNDFSQTTISRFEALNLSFKNMCKLKPLLEKWLNDAVCAENLTSDQALSSPSALCSPGMGIEGINRRRKKRTSIETNIRVALEKSFLEQNQKPTSEEITMIADQLNMEKEVIRVWFCNRRQKEKRINPPSSCNSGGGGTPIKTIFTPSSPLVASTASLVSSPTINTPTTLTVNPVMPLTSTSVSGLSFTGTTVGGTNTASVISTAPMITMACSPSLSPSPTTIHSSTESKAQTIVTQAPTSIATTLGTGQLMVTPSGLSAALQGAQLPSGFAAMAAAAAGLNPGLMSSQFAPGGALLSLTSGGLGSPAFMSNNTLATIQGVYQSLASGGTIPITSLDGGNLLFANTSAGNTPNLVTTPLFLNPQNLSLLTSNPVSLVSAGAGGLQVTADAHHQTTKAAVPVQASTITTASKAQ